The Ascochyta rabiei chromosome 12, complete sequence DNA window AGTCCAGCCCGAGTCAAGGCACGCAGGACATGTTTTTGTCAAGACGCCACCTTGAGTAAGCAATAACTCAGGTCGAGGTTTTCCAACGTGGATTCGGTCACGCACACCTCGGTACTGCGGCATTTGTGGCAGCATAACTGTGACTCCTAACTGTAGCAACTGCAGCACTGCGGCAGCACAGCTTCCTACTGTAGTGATTGCGGTGATTGCGGTGATTGCGGTGATTGCGGTGGCCGCGGTGGCCGCGGTGACTGCGACAGAAACCCGCGCACGCACATTCGGAAAAGAACTAGCCCACCACTTTCCCTATCCACATATCAGTATACATTCATCATGCCTTGCACAAGAAGTACTTTGGCTCGGTTGCCAACACCTCAAGAACCTGCATCGCCTTGAAAACCCATATCACTCACTGAGACCTCGACTCCTGTATATCAAACGCCAACGAATCTGCTCGAATCCAGGACCTAGGGAAATCGAAAAGTAAAACGGATATGGAGTTCATTGCTGCAAAATCTGCACCACCCTAGGAAGAGACAGTCGTTGTGTTTGCCATTGCGGGAATGTCTATTGGTTGATGGATTGCAGAACCTGTCTTCTTGAGCGAGAATGTACTCGCACCGAAGCTCGGCCTACTGCGGCTCTGATacttctctactttctccAATGCAAAGGTAGCTGTTTCGATGGAAAGTAATCAGATGTAGATTGGAGATCATATACGATGTAGATGAGGGAGGAAGCATCATGGGATACGCATGGGACACAGGGTTTGAGATGATTACGTCATCCATTGGCGCTGTCTACACGGCTTGTATCGCATATTTGATCAACGTTCATAGGCCATGCTAGAATACGAGTGACGAGAATGGAATCAGAGTGCATGTTCTTGAATTCGTTCAAATCATTACTATTGTGTGTCTATCTGGACCTGCTCTTAGCCGGGCCTCAATACGACTTCGCCAACCAGTATTACAACGTTCTTGAAGAACCTCCTCCACTCCAGAGGATCGCCGCTAGCTTTCACAAAGCGCACTTCACTGTACGCCAAATCGTCGTAGACTGCCTTCTCGATCACGATGTGTCCGTTCAAACCTTGCCGCCGTCCATCGGCCATCTTGACCCGTATACTCGTGCTCTCGTCTATTTCGCACTGCGCAATCTGCCTCTCAGTAAAGGCTGGTGGGGGAACGCCAAGTCGATGCAGGGCTTCCAACAGAAGCGGGATAAGGAAAGTCAACGAGTGCGGTGAGATGAAGCGCGCAAGCGAGTACGAAGGCATTATATCTGCGAAGCGGCGCGCTATCTGCGTGAGCGTAAGGGGTACTTGTGGTGTTGCGGTGAACTGCGCCATGCCTGGATCTTGAGACAGCATGTCCTGTGTTGACGGGGGAAGCTGAGACATGAATGGAGTTGAAGTGACTGTCTGTGACTGATAGACTGGTCGCAAGTGGTCGCCCGTTGGTTGTGAGGCCGAAATTCCATCATGCGAGGCTAGACGAGGGGGCCGTTCCCAGTCGAACACCGTCTCTGCCGCTGGCGTCTCAGGCTGTGTAGAGGATAGCATATGAGTGGCGTTCGCTGGGTTTGCGCTTGAACGTCGCGGAGATGTGTCAACGTCCATGGCATCTGCGTCCTGTGAGAAGCCTCTTTGCGATTGCGTTGGTCCACGGGCGAAGTCGATGCGCAGGTGAGACAACATTTGTGTAGCCATACCGACAGGATTGGCGTTGCAACCGCTTGGTGATAGATACGAGTTTGGTCTTGTGAACCATGGGTGCCGTCGAACTTCATCGAGTGTAAATCGCGAACCTGGGTCAAGCTTCAACATCCCACGAAGCAGCGAGATGATTTCAGAAGGGACCAACTGCCAGAGTTCATCCGTAGTGTGCCCATCCGTCTCCACGTACTCCTTGAATTCCTCGCTGCGCATGGTAGGTTCATCCCAGGGCGTGTTCCCAACCAGTAGGACAAACAGTACAACACCACAGCTCCAGATGTCGCAAACATTTGCGTGATATCCAACATCGAGCACATCGGCCCTCTTGCTTCTTCTCCCACTTACAATCTCCGGTGCAATGTATGGCGGTGAACCACACACCGTGTTGCACAACCGCGCTTTGCCGTCCTTCTTGAAGAGCGCGGCGAGCCCGAAGTCACTTAACTTCAGGTCCCCTTCTGCACTCAGCAGCACGTTCTCAGGCTTGATGTCGCGATGTGCAATGCCCATAGAGTGCATGTACCCAACAGCGCTGATCAACTGCGAAAAGTAGAAGTGGGCAATGTCTTCCCCTACACCCTCGTCTGCCTCGATCTTGTCGAAAAGGTCGCCGCCGTCTGCGAGCTCCATTGCTATCCATGTCCACAGCGCATCCTCGCCAGAGCCGAGGAGGTGTACGATGTTCTGGTGTTTGCCGAGGTGTTGATGGAGGACTATTTCCATCTTGATCTGCTTCGGCGAGAGGCGGCCCTGCTTGAATGCATGTTCTTTGTTGATGAACTTGATCGCGATGACAGGTTTGGGCCTATCGTGGGGCACGGCTTTGCGTATCCTGGAAGCTATCCATCAATCTGTGCGCAAGAAGCAAACGAGGGTGCTACTTACGATGCGTATGCGCCCTGCCCTATCGTTTTGCTGACGAGTCGAAAGGGCAGATTCGAAGGTAATGGAGCGACTTGACTCTGCGGAAGTCGTTAGCACGCGGTGCATGACATCATCGCAGTTGCTCGGAAGATGGGGGCGCGTTCGCTTCGAAATTGCAGTGAACGTGTTTCGAATCAATGCACCCACATTGTGGGCCTAGTAGGTCAGCAGGAGAGACTTACCCCAGGCGGTGCGCCCATTGTGGTGGAATATCTTCAACAGTGCTCTGAGCTTGTCGCTGCTATACAAGGCGTAGATGAAGAAACAATCAGAAAAGAGCGTAATGGCAGGTGACGACGATCTTGCTTTCGCGGCTGCCTGGTTGTCGAGTCGAACGCGTCGCCTAAACAATGGCAAAAGCTAGCTGACTCGAAGACAAGGAAGGCGCGATAACGCGCGCCTTCCTTATCGCGTAGTCACGTGGACGGATCTGCTTCCATCTGACGTCTTCCGAGCGGAAACCTTGATGCAGTAGTTTCCCTTCGTTTCACCTTCTCACGTCTACTGCGAGATCACCAGTAGTCTGCTATCCATTTAAACCTTCCCAGAAATCGGACAATCTGCTGTAACAGATGTTCTTACTTGACTGGGGAGACCATCGTTCTCAACACTCATCCAAACATTTAGGTAATCTGTGGTCGTGCGTTATGCGCGTTCCATGTTTAACCCCTCCCGGACAGTGCTCCGTCGTGCGAATCACAAGCTTGCGGGTAGCAGCATAGTCGATGCTTGAATCACCTTTCGTCTCAGTCCAGTTGAAGCGAGTGTGTTGACCCCAGGAGACAGTGTACTGGGAGGTGACATTTGTACTGTGACAGCGAGGTACCGGCCTGTCAAATCCACCGGAGCTGAGTCCTGAGCTATGATGGTTTACTCCGAGTGGCTTCGAATTAACACTGGACCGACCATCCACAACACTTTGCGATCACAATCAACGACCATACACGTGGGTTTTTCTGCCAACAAGCATTTCCATGCTGCCCGTAAACTCAAATTTCCGTTTCCGTTAGGCCGCCTCGGAGTTAAGAAAAACCAGCACATGTGCATGTGCTGCCACGGGTTGCGGGCGGCGGCCAGCCCTGCCGCTCCATCTGCGAACTCTATTGTATGTCCTGCAGAGCCGTGGTGGGTCCTCGTCAAAGACGCTCAGCCAGCGTATTTGGCAGCTCACACTTGTAGGTTTCTAGGCTGTCTCAAAAGGGAATCTCTGGCTATCTTAATCGAGAAAGATCGCTTTCACAAAGCTGCATCATGGGGGTTAGAAAGGTAGCCCGGTGCTCAGGCACCTGAAGCTCCGCGGCCGCTTGTAGGGACTCGGCCTGGATGCGTCTAGTACAAGTCCCCATGCAGGGTGAGGTAAAGCGTACTGAACGAATTGACCGGACACCATTATCAGATGCAATAATGAACCCTCGTCAGATCTGAAGTCTGAAGAGATTGAAAGTGATTCCTGTACAACGAACGTTGGGGTATCACGTCGCTCAAAGGCGCAACGCACGAATCTCACGAACAATTCGGCTGCCCTAGTCTTCCCCGCGTTCTCACGTTGCTCCCGCAATCCTTCCGCGGACCGTTGAATCCTTCTCGCATCACCAAACCACTGAACCTTCAACGTCTCCACCATCGTTAACTCAAACCCCCGACAAATTGCCAAGTCGCGCTCCCGTATCTTTGTACAGCCGATCCGAAAATAAAAAAAACTTTGACATTCACACTTCGGAATCATAACACCGAACGCGCTACGACACAGTTTGGGCCGTTCACCGCCGATATCCGTCCCAATCGCGACCAGCGGGAAGAACTCGTCCAAACACAGGCTGCTGAACGTCACGCCACGGCTAGCAGGCCACCACAGCAACGCATCAAAGTTTttattttttattttttattttttatttttttttGACAGCAGATGCTGGGAGGCCAGGAGAAGGTCTCTGCCCGAGCTAGCCAGCAGCATAACATGGAAGGTTCAAGGGACTGTTCAAGCACAGGAGGCGGACGAATGTCACTAGACCAGAGTATATGTCGGAGATGAACAATCTGCAAATATAGCGTTGACCTTGCTGCGCTTGCAGAATACCACCGATGACAGCTTCATCCTGGGCTTGCAGTCGGCCCGGCAGCGTATTCCAAAGGCTTGTTCATGGGATGTGCACGTCCGCCACGTTCCGAGCAAGCTGCGTCGGTCCTGCGGCGGACAGTTCCATGAGCGCATAGGCAGCCCTCTCTTGAGCGCAGGGCAAGCACAGAGTTTCGGTGTTAAGGCGCATTAGGTTGCAGTCGCGGAGTTGCGTGTGGATCGTAGCGCGAGCTTGCGCATCGGCGTGCTCGCCGTTTCGGATGTAGATCGCGGAGAGGCGTCCGTGGCTGCGGACGCTACCGACCCAACTTCAGAAATTTCCAAGGGATGCATCAAAGGTTGGATATAGAAGGGGGCACCGATGGTAGGCGCGTAGACGCCAGGAATTGTCTGTGAATGTCTGGACTGCTGTGAGTGCGACTGTAGGGGGAACGATTCGAGTCAGGAATGGCAGATGGACAAAGGGTGTGTTGTCAGAGGTCTTTCTATTGAGCACTGAGGTACACAGACGACCAAGGAGCCATGTGTCCTATATTAGGAGGTACTACAGTCGAGTGTACCAAATGCTGTCCTTCCGCCAAGGCGGAGAAAGTAGATTCTTTGCCATTGTCCAGGACACGTCTTCTTGCACGTGCACTGTATCAAAGCCAGAACGCGAGCGTGCTGAACATATGCATCTGAAATCCATCCCTGCCGTCTTTATGTCACATGTGGGCTCGAAAGTCATCCAACAAGGACTGGGAAGAAATCCAACAGGTGCCTTGCTTTTACGGACAACCTTGCAAGGACAATCAGATCCCAGAATATCGAAAATCCGCAAAGGTGGCAGATGTTGCCAAGAAGGGTCGTGCGAGCGTGGAAACCGGATGGTCAGGATGGCATGTCAGGAAAACCTGCCGCAAACCCGGTAGCCGAGGAGAATTAGAAGAAACGATCCAGTCGCCCGGCAAATGCTGATGTTTTTGTCCAATCCGAAAACGCCAGAAGTCTATGAGAATGCATGGAGGAAAAGGGGAATAATGCAACGGTCCAAGGAGCACGTCCACGATGGTGGAGCAAGTCGTCAAGTAGTGGAAGAAGGCTGGTAGAACATTGCGAGCTATCATCGAGCACCGACAGGGAGCGCGGCGTAGGAGGAGGCGGCTGCGGCATCGAGACCACGCAGCTGAGGGGCGTACTTGGGGTGCTTGACAAACTTCGGTACTGAGTCCTGTACTCGATTAGCAACGAGAAGAGAATCGCTGCATGTTCCGACTTACACTAGACATAAGCTTGAAGATAGAATTCTGGGCCTTGTCGAACAATGTTGCAACCTCGTTGAGGCTTTGCAACATAGCAGCATCATCGCCAACAGCACGTGTCATTCGGGTAGCTAGTTGAGTGCGAAGACCGTGGTCGATATTCAGCTCGTTCGGTGACCCGGGCGCCAAGAACGCATTGTACAAACCGTAGGCGGCGGCGAGCGTCTCACGGATGGTCTCCACCTTGCTGTCGCCCTTGTCGCCGATGGCAGCACGATATTGCCTGTTGAACTCCTGGACCTCCAGATAGAAAGACAGGTTCTCCTCACACATGGTCTCCTTGAGGAACTCACGGTACAGCAGACGCCATGAAGGGTTGCGAATGATGACGTTTGTGCGATTGCTGTTCGAATCACGGGCCATACCGTCACGAGTCTTTGCGGCAATGACCTCTCCACTCGATGGGACTTCCTCCAGGCTCCATCCTGCAACGCGCTCACCGTGTGGTGTGACGTAGTAGTGAACCTGCTTGACGGGCTGGAAGGTGTGCTCCGGGACGCGGGGATCGACGGGAGCAATCAGCTTGAGTTGCAAGAAGAGGGACCCTATCTCTATCGACTCTCGTGGATCAACCATTGTGGTGCAGTCCATCAACCATTGTGCAGCATTGCGGCCGTTGAAGGTGTACTCGTACTGACGGCTAGTGGTAGGTCGGTGCTTGACGAGCTTGACGCCAACATCGCACTTTGAGAACTCGTGTATCGAGTCCGAGTCGGATTGTATCTCGTTTGCGGTAGTACCCACGAAACGGCGGAAGAGGATCTCGACAGTTTGCTCGTCGTGGTGCAGCTTGTCGTTTTCTGTGTTGCGCTCAAGGATGACTAGGATATGGGGGTTGCGGTTGGACTCAATGACGGCCTTGACATGGGCAGATTGGATGCCATTGCGCGTGCAGAATCGTTCCAAGATGTGAATGCCTTTGGGGGTCAACTGCCAGACAGAGCTCTTGTTTGTGAAGTCAGTCTTGCCCTCGACCGACTCGACGAACTTGGCCTCAAGGAACTTTTGGCAGACAGAGCGAGCCATCTCTTTCGCCATTGAGAAGGTGGTAGTTGTGGTGGTGGTCACAACACGCGATGAGTCCTTGGGGTCAGGCATGCGGTTGGACTGAGAGAACTTGAGGGAGCCAAGGTTGGTGATGGCCTCGTCTGATGTGAATGTGTAATCGATCATTCTGAAGCGAACCCGGTGAGGGGTAAGTGGTAATGACACCATGAGAGTCGCGAAGAGGTCCTTGAAATCCTGTGACAACTGTCAGTTGTAGTTCACAAGCATGGCGGAATGAGTGTGCAGGGTGATATGCAGTTTGCTGTAGTTTGCAGTAGCTTGCTGGTTCCACGTGGTGGGCCCAGCTAGCCAGGACAAAAAGTTTTGAAGTGAGGAAAAAGAAAGGGaaaaaggaaaaaaaaagaaaatcAAAAAAAGATCGTGGTTGCGTTGCCAAACATTCCTCTGCACGGCAGCAGCCACGGCAGGAGCCGTGTTTGCACGGACAGAGAAGTAGCTGTTGCGAGCTCCTGTCTGCAGCTTGGGGAAGTGGGAGTGAATTGTCAAGTCTGTCCGCTGACGTGCAGTGGACGGTGCTCAGAGGTGTAGGGGGAGAGTGGAAGTACTCACCCTCGTGTACGGCCGCTCATCATCGGTCATACGTAGCAGTCTCGAGCTGGTTTGATGCATCTTGCCGGGCTGGGCTGCTTGCTGCAGACTGGTAGGCGTATGAGTGTTTCCTTGCTCTTCTCCTTCAAAGCTGCCGGAGCGGAGGCTGGCGTAGGCGGACGGCTCGCGTGCGGTCGAGGGATCGCGCGGGGGAGGCTCGGCGCGGTCACGCGCAAACGAGGGCCGGGAGGATCGTGGAGCGCCGGTGGAGAGGAAGGGCGAGTCGGCGTGGGAAGGCGCGGCGGCGGTAGAGATGCTGCTGCCTCTGAAGTGGGCGGAGGCGGCGCGGGTGAGCTCGCGACTGCCTTTTCGCAGCAGAGGAAAGCGGGTGAAGGTGAGGCgcctgctggtgctggtgctggtgctgcgaGCAAAAGGAGCGGGCAGAGCAGGCAGAGCAGGCAGAGCGGGCAGAGCGGGCAGTGCGGGCGGGGCGTGCGGGTTGGTGGTTGCGGAGGCCTCCGAAACGGCAGCGAGTGCTTCAAGGTCGAGGCGCAGCTGGGGCTCGTCAAGATCAGGGCCGATGTGTGTCGAGTCGGCGGGGTGGGAGGAGTGGGAGGGAGAGAGCGAGGCGGCGGAGAGGGTCAGAGGCAGAAATGGAGTCGTCAAGGGCATTGCCGTTAGAGGCAGGATGGTCGCGGAGAGTCGTCGCAGGACTGACGAAAGGGCGAGAGTGGGTACTCTAGCAAGGATTGGCTGTCTGCTCGCGCAGTCGCTCAGTCGCTCGAGGGGCCCGTGACCGTCGTGTCTGTCTCTGCCACACCGCCCTCCCAAGACAGCTTAGAAGAAGCCGGGCGAGGGCTAAAGCGCGCGCACTTCTGACAAAGGTACGACCGCAGCAAGCGCCCTAGTGCCAGCGCGAGACACATGGCGGCGCGCACGCCCACGCATGCACACGCCCGCCCACGCCCGCACACGCCCGCATGGAAATAAAAACCTTGGCCCACGCCGGCGCCCACGAGGCATCCCTGGCCGGCCAGCCTGCCGCCCCCTGTCTGCACGTGAGACGTGCGCCGAGCCCACAGCCTACAGGGCACGCACGACTCGCGACGGAGGGAGGCCACCGGGCAGGGACGTGGCCTGCCTACCTAGTACCTACACAGTACAACTGTACAAGCACAGTGgcctaatagtaatagtacaTGCACAGCGGCCCAGCTACACAGTGGCCCATGATCCATCTACACGGTGGCCTACACTGTGGCCTACTATGGCACATGGCCAACCATGGCACATGGCTGGGTGCGTGCTTGTTCGCTGATGCACCCAGCATGACTGAGAACGCGGTGACGCTGCAAGTCTCGCTGACTGACCCCCTCTGCACCAAACCTACGAGgcatgacgacgacgacgacgccggCTGCCCCTCCAAGACATTCCATGGTGCCAAGCATTGCACCGCATCGCAGCACCgcagcaccagcaacaccagcaaCACCAGAACCACCAGaaccaccagcaccaccagcaccaccagcgTCGTGTGTCGTGCCCACTGCGCAGCCCTGTTGCGTGCTACGGCAGGCGCCACCACCTCCCAGCTGCAGAGACAAAGACGCTGCAGGAGGACAACGGTGAGGGGTTCGCGCCAGTTCCTTTGTGCCGGCCGCATTCATCTGCACGCAATACCGGTACCGTCagtggagcgcaagctggtACGGTGCTCCTGATATCGCGACTCATCTCCTCGCCCAGCGTGCAGACACTTTGTCCTCCCTGCAACCACCATCCAGAGCGGTCGTCTGTGTTACAGCCTCATCTCGCACGACGCACACCAACCTCTTACCAGAGCACGCACCAGTGACAACCACGACACGACGGCTGCAGCGCCGTTGGCTCACACCTTGGTCCGAACCCGTTTTGGCGCGACCCCATTCCAAGCATGCAATCGGCTGTCAGCACGTCGTACAAGCAAGCCACCTGCCAATCGCTACGCTCCCACCCTGTGACACGCTTTCACCACCCTGAGAGGCGCGGAGGATTGTGCTGATTCCGTGGAAACGTGGACGGCACGTTGCACCCTTGCATCTGACAACAAAAAAGCCCGCTGCTCATCGGTAGTCAGCACGAAGCTACGCATTCTTTCTTGCAGTACGAGATTCCACATGGTTGACGCAAGTGCGTGATCGTTGTCACCAACGCTTGCGGCATCACACCACACCAAACGTCCTGCCGTCATTGTGCTCAATCGTGACCCTGGGAAGACTTGCATTCCAAAGCCCTGTACTTGATGCTCGTCAACGTGTGTACAGGAGACATGAGAATAGCGCTGTACACAGCACATGTGAAGTATTCTGCAGACCCACTCCCAACGCTGCAGAACACGAGGCCTTCTCTGTGGGGGGGCTGCTGCTTTCTTCTCGCTGAGACGGATGCCCGCACTTGCACGGTGCAACCCAACTACAACACGATTACGCTGTTGGGCACTGCATGCGAGACACATCGACCAACAGGTTCTTGGCCGGTGGCCCGCAACGCCAGATCCGCTACGCTGGACCCTTCACGGCTTCGCTTGCCCATCATGCCCGTTTCCAGCACCCTCCGCGGAGCCCGGAATACTCACGAATCAGCACTATCGGGGGTGCGTTGACAGGCGCCAAGGGCGATTACAATTGCTGTAACGATCAGCGTCCAGTAAACCCATTGCTTCGTACCAGAGGGCAAACGTCCATGTACACCCTGAAGGCGGTGGTCGACAAGTCTCACTAGACCAACCTCCGCTGCCGTACAGCATGGCGACTGTTTGAAGTCTCCGAGCACCCGACGACACGTGCGATGGCTTGGGAAAAAGCAGCCACACACTTGTGTTTCAGCATACGGCAGCAATTCCGCCATTCTGCCGGTCGGATCCAACTCCGGGCTGATTTTGCATCTCTCCATGGCAGAGACGGAAGATGAGGTGCCACTTCTTTCGCCACTATCTGAGGGGCGACGGGAAACGCCATGCATCATCACTCCTTCCCGTCGTCGAATGCCCTTCTGGAAATTCGTCACCATCCGCAGGCAAGCAGCAGGCAAAGAGCATCATCGACACTCGCCAAGACAGTGCGGAATTAGTGGTGTTTGTCAAACGCTGGCAATGATGCCTAAATATCGATTTGCCTGCACCGTGCTCCCCTTGCTCATTTGCCAGTTCAAGCCTTCCAGAACGCCGGAACCTTTGAGCAGCGCCATAGCATCCTCGGCGCAActacctttttcttttttcttctctttttttcttttttagCTGCCGATGCCCAATGCCGCTCGGTAGACGATGAAACACGAGATGCTCCGTCACTTGTCAGTCACCCTTGCGTCCTCTGGGCAAGCCGAAGGAACCTCGTCAGTCGTCTCTCTGTCACAGCCCTATCAAAGTCATATGGACGAGGATCACCCGTCTGTTTCGGCAGAAAAACCACAGCCTGACAGCCCGAGTCATGGGTCAAGCCCCGAGCACGCCAGGGGGGTGCCTACACGTGGCAATCGATTCCTTCTATCTAGCGGGCCGCTTTGCCCTGGCGTGAACGATGGTGCTCCAGTCGTGCAACCCACGATGCCGCCCTCGCGTGTCCTCGACGCAGACCTGCATCGCCTGTGACTGGACgcaccccaagcactactGCAGGCGTCGCGTGGCTGACAGCGCTGCTTGTATTTACCCGAGCATATTGATCAGATCCAATATGACGCTCACCAACGTGGCTTCGAAACTTACAAACGCCTCTTCATTTGCAGCTCGTTTCAACATGGGCTTTGCGCATCATGCCGACATTGTGCGCGTCCCTCAGATGTGCGAATCCCTTCGTTCCCCTCCACCAATATTGCCGCCTGTTATGACTGTCTTCAAACCCCGTGCTGGGTGGGGCTTTACCGAGGAACGTCCTCGAGTCAGGAATGTCGGTGAGACTTTTGTTGTTCACCATGGATGACGAGAGATAGGGTACTTATCAGCACCCTTGGCCGGTCACGAGCTGGCAAAATCCTTCTCGGTAGAAGCCATCCGCGTCTGCGAGGACCCTTTCACGTCGTGCAATGTCCCAAACCCGGTGTTGAGGCGTGCAGCCGGACAATGCGCACTTCTGGCTAGTGCTGCAAGAGGCGGTTATCGTCAACCACCGCTGTCGCGGCGAACATCGGCACTGCGTTCTCGAACGTGCCGACTCACAGAGGCTGAGGGATCGGAACATCGCGCATGAGATGTCGCAGCCACGTTGTGGGCGGCAGCTGAGCCTAGGCTTCAACGATGAGTAGCGCCATCTTCTTTCATGCTTTGCAAGAGCAAGGGAATGTTTGTCGACTGACTCGGACCCATGATTCCGAAGCTCATGCGAGCGACGTCTGGTTCTCGTCCCATCGTCGTGTACACAAGCCTCATGCACCCCGTCGCGAGGTGCCACATGGGGCTGCGCGTGTTTACGACATCGTGTGACAAGAGATGGGCATCTAGATGTAGGCATGCATACTCTTATGCTGTGAACAGTGGTGAGCGAGCTTCGCATACCGAGAGCACGGAGGACTTCGGTCTGGTTTTGAGGTTTGTCGTTGGAGATCAATGCTATCCGTCTGCAAGAGTTATGTCCGTCGGGTCTCATAAGCAGGACACTGTTGCCACCTCCTTTTGTACGACAGCATTGATTCCGCGTTCTCCCAGATTACAGAAAGTGTCCAGAAGTCAAGCTCGACGCCTGCGCTTTTACTCTGTGGTGGCGAGGTTTCGTCGTAGTGGACCCAGGACCCTGTCGGTGTCCACATTTCGAGCTTGAGTTCTAGAGAGTGCTGCGAGAGCGGGGAGGAACTAGAATGTCATTGCTGGACACTCACCTACAGGCGTCGGTGCCAGCTCGAGCTCGCCAGCGTGCACGCCGCTCGTACTGATCGGCGGCATTGTGGGCGGTAGTGTAAGCGTAGCGGTGTTGGGTAGTGGTGGTACTGTCTAACAGCAGGGTCATGGTAGTGTGGGCCCAGATTAGAGCGTCTTCTGACGCTTAGTAGAGGTCGACGATGGCGTTGGTGGTGGGGCAAGCAGCCCATGGTGTTGTAA harbors:
- a CDS encoding Non-specific serine/threonine protein kinase; amino-acid sequence: MGAPPGSQVAPLPSNLPFRLVSKTIGQGAYASIRKAVPHDRPKPVIAIKFINKEHAFKQGRLSPKQIKMEIVLHQHLGKHQNIVHLLGSGEDALWTWIAMELADGGDLFDKIEADEGVGEDIAHFYFSQLISAVGYMHSMGIAHRDIKPENVLLSAEGDLKLSDFGLAALFKKDGKARLCNTVCGSPPYIAPEIVSGRRSKRADVLDVGYHANVCDIWSCGVVLFVLLVGNTPWDEPTMRSEEFKEYVETDGHTTDELWQLVPSEIISLLRGMLKLDPGSRFTLDEVRRHPWFTRPNSYLSPSGCNANPVGMATQMLSHLRIDFARGPTQSQRGFSQDADAMDVDTSPRRSSANPANATHMLSSTQPETPAAETVFDWERPPRLASHDGISASQPTGDHLRPVYQSQTVTSTPFMSQLPPSTQDMLSQDPGMAQFTATPQVPLTLTQIARRFADIMPSYSLARFISPHSLTFLIPLLLEALHRLGVPPPAFTERQIAQCEIDESTSIRVKMADGRRQGLNGHIVIEKAVYDDLAYSEVRFVKASGDPLEWRRFFKNVVILVGEVVLRPG
- a CDS encoding uncharacterized protein (human AMSH/STAMBP protein ubiquitin specific-protease), translating into MPLTTPFLPLTLSAASLSPSHSSHPADSTHIGPDLDEPQLRLDLEALAAVSEASATTNPHAPPALPALPALPALPALPAPFARSTSTSTSRRLTFTRFPLLRKGSRELTRAASAHFRGSSISTAAAPSHADSPFLSTGAPRSSRPSFARDRAEPPPRDPSTAREPSAYASLRSGSFEGEEQGNTHTPTSLQQAAQPGKMHQTSSRLLRMTDDERPYTRDFKDLFATLMVSLPLTPHRVRFRMIDYTFTSDEAITNLGSLKFSQSNRMPDPKDSSRVVTTTTTTTFSMAKEMARSVCQKFLEAKFVESVEGKTDFTNKSSVWQLTPKGIHILERFCTRNGIQSAHVKAVIESNRNPHILVILERNTENDKLHHDEQTVEILFRRFVGTTANEIQSDSDSIHEFSKCDVGVKLVKHRPTTSRQYEYTFNGRNAAQWLMDCTTMVDPRESIEIGSLFLQLKLIAPVDPRVPEHTFQPVKQVHYYVTPHGERVAGWSLEEVPSSGEVIAAKTRDGMARDSNSNRTNVIIRNPSWRLLYREFLKETMCEENLSFYLEVQEFNRQYRAAIGDKGDSKVETIRETLAAAYGLYNAFLAPGSPNELNIDHGLRTQLATRMTRAVGDDAAMLQSLNEVATLFDKAQNSIFKLMSSDSVPKFVKHPKYAPQLRGLDAAAASSYAALPVGAR